Below is a window of Tsuneonella deserti DNA.
AACCGCAAGCTGGTGCTGATGCCCAAGTGGGACGCCGTCCACGCGATGCAGCTGATGCAGGACGAGGGCGTCACCTACTTCGTCGGCGTGCCGCTGATGAGCTACGAGATCGCGACGCATCCCGACCATGAAAAATACGACCTGTCGGCGTGCAAGAGCTTCGCCGGAGGTGGTGCTCCGCGTCCGGTCGAGCACGTGGAGAAGATCAAGAACGCATTCCCCGACAGCTTCCCGCTGTTGGGATACGGCCTCACCGAGACGAACGGGGTGGGCTGCGGCAACTTCAACGAGAACTATCTCGCCAAGCCGGGCAGCACCGGGCGCGCGAGCCGGCCTATCATGCAGATTGCCATCATCGACGATGACGGCAATTCGCTGCCGCAGGGTTCGACGGGTGAGGTTGCCTTCCGCTCGGTCGCCAACTTCAACGGCTACTGGAAGAACGACGAGGCAACCCGCGCCGCATTCACCGACGACGGCTGGTTCCGCACCGGCGACCTGGGGTACCTCGACGAGGACGCGTACCTGTTCATCGTCGACCGCAAGAAGGACATCATCATCCGCGGCGGAGAGAACATTTCGTGCATCGAGGTGGAGCAGGAAATCTATGCTCATCCCGATGTCGCGGAATGCTCGGTCTTCGGCTTGCCCGACGAGCGCATGGGCGAGGTCCCGGCGGCGGTCTATGTCACGAAGGACGGGCGCGAGCTCGAGCCGGAAGACCTCCAGGAGTTCCTTGCCGAGCGGCTGGCCAAGTTCAAGGTTCCCCAGCAGATGTGGCACGTGACCGACGCCCTGCCGCGGCTGGGCACCGAGAAGATCGACAAGCGCGCGCTGCGCACCCGCTATACTGAGCTGGCGCAGACGGCGGAGGCCGGGGCGGCTTGAACCAGCTGCGCATCCCCAACCAGCGCGCGGTGATCGACCGCCGCACGGTGGCGGGGAAGATAGCCGCACTCGCGGCGAACGGGCCGTCGGCTGCCCGCTCCGCCATCGTGGCCGAACTGAAAGCGGCGCTGGAGAACGGCCGCGCCGAACTCGACCGGCGGCTGATCGAGCGCCCTTCGGCCGGACACGAGATCACCGGCGGCCACGCGTTCCTGATCGACCAGCTGGTGCGCACGATCCACGACCACGTGGTTGCCGACGTCTATCCAGCGGGCAACCGCTCGACCGGCGAGCGCCTCGCGCTGATGGCGGTGGGCGGCTACGGCCGTTCGGAAATGGCGCCGCACTCGGACGTCGACATCGCCTTCATCCACCCGACCCGCCACGCGCCGTGGTGCGAGCAGGTGATCGAGGCGATCCTCTATTTCCTGTGGGACCTCGGCCTCAAGGTCGGTCACTCCAGCCGCTCGATGGACGAGATGATCCGGCTTGCCCGGGCAGACCTCACTATCCGCACCGCCCTGCTCGAGGGACGGTTCGTGTGGGGAGACCGCCCGCTCTACGACGAGGCGACGCGACGCTTTACCGACGAGGTGGTAAAAGGGACCGAAAAGCAATTCGTTTCCGAAAAGCTCGAGGAACGCAACGCGCGGCACAAGCGGATGGGGGACAGCCGCTACGTCGTCGAGCCCAACGTAAAGGATGGCAAGGGCGGCCTGCGCGACCTCCAGACGCTCTACTGGATCGGGAAATATATCTACAAGGTGCGCACCGCGTCCGAGCTCGTCGAGGTCGGGCTGTTCACCGCGGCCGAGTACCGCAGCTTCCGCCGCGCGGAGGCGTTCATGCTGGCGGTCCGCTGCCACCTCCACACGGTGACCGGAAGGGCGGAGGATCGCCTGACATTCGACTTGCAGCGCGCGGTCGCCGCGCGAATGAATTTCGCCGACCGGCCGGGAAAGAGCGCGGTTGAGCGGTTCATGCAGTTCTACTTCCTCCAGGCCAAGCGCGTCGGATCCCTGACCGGGGTATTCCTCGCGCACATCGACGAGCAGTTCGACCGCAGCCGCGCGCGGCGGGGCTTCCTCGCCAGCTTCACCCCGCGAGCGCGGAGCCTGAAGGGTTATCGGGTATTCGGGGGACGCATCGCCGCTCCGTCGGATGACTGGTTTCGCAAGGACCCGGTGCGCCTGATCGAGCTGTTCCAGCTTGCCGAAGCGAACGAGCTCGAAATCCACCCGGAGACGATGCGCCAGGCGGCCCGCGATGCTGGCCTGCTCAAAGGGGAAGTCCGCGAGGATCCCCGCGCAAATGCCATTTTCCTTGAGGTCCTCGCCGGTCGCAACGACCCTGAGGGCGTGCTGCGCTGGATGAACGAAGCCGGCGTGTTCGGCCGCTTCGTGCCAGATTTCGCGCGGGTCAACGCGCAGATGCAGTTCGACATGTACCACCACTACACGGTGGACGAGCACACCATCCGCGCGATCGGGCTCCTCAACAAGATCGAGAAGGGGGAGCTTGCCGGCGATCATCCGCGCTCGACCCGGTTGATCCACGAGGTCGCGAGCCGCCGCGCGGCCTATGTCGCAGCGTTGTTGCACGATATCGCCAAGGGGCGCGGAGGCGATCACTCCGTGCTCGGCGGCGAAGTGGCCGAACAGCTCTGCCCGCGCTTCGGGCTCGACGAGGGCGAGACCGCGCTCGTCGCCTGGCTTGTGCGCCAGCACCTCCTGATGAGCCGCACCGCCTTCAAGCGCGACCTGACCGATCCAAAGACCATCGAGGATTTCGTCGCGCAGGTTCAAGGGCTCGAGCGGCTGCGCCATCTCATGTTGCTGACCGCGGTGGATATCCGGGCGGTGGGCCCGGGAACCTGGAATTCGTGGAAAGGGCAGCTGCTCGGCGAACTCTACGATGCGGCGGAGGAGCGCCTGCGGCTCGGCCACATGAGGCAGGGCCGCGGCCAGCGCGTCGCGGCCAAGAAGGCGGCGGTCGCCGCGAGGCTTGGCGAGAGGGCGGGCTTGCTGGACCGGTTCGCCGAACGCTTCGACGATGCCTACTGGATCGCCGAGCCGGAAGACATCGTCGCGCTCAACCTGCTGCAGTACGCCGCGAGCGAGGAGGACGACGAACAC
It encodes the following:
- a CDS encoding class I adenylate-forming enzyme family protein gives rise to the protein MATELDNALDRMMDTLVAPGGPFETVPFERFGTELRAFKNAPPSLAHYFAHYCAQNGDSEFLIDGETRLNYAQTYTAARAVAAGLIERHGVKKGDRVGIAARNSANWIIAYMGALMAGGCATLLNGFWTGEELAFGVELAECKLILADAQRAARLEGTNHRARVIVFGHGGDPAEGLAEVWGDAAAATLPEVGPDDVATILYTSGSTGSSKGAWCDHRSVVHGTMSYIAQSAMAALLMAERGEEVGASQPVALVAVPLFHVTGEVPLLLQSFAINRKLVLMPKWDAVHAMQLMQDEGVTYFVGVPLMSYEIATHPDHEKYDLSACKSFAGGGAPRPVEHVEKIKNAFPDSFPLLGYGLTETNGVGCGNFNENYLAKPGSTGRASRPIMQIAIIDDDGNSLPQGSTGEVAFRSVANFNGYWKNDEATRAAFTDDGWFRTGDLGYLDEDAYLFIVDRKKDIIIRGGENISCIEVEQEIYAHPDVAECSVFGLPDERMGEVPAAVYVTKDGRELEPEDLQEFLAERLAKFKVPQQMWHVTDALPRLGTEKIDKRALRTRYTELAQTAEAGAA
- a CDS encoding [protein-PII] uridylyltransferase — its product is MNQLRIPNQRAVIDRRTVAGKIAALAANGPSAARSAIVAELKAALENGRAELDRRLIERPSAGHEITGGHAFLIDQLVRTIHDHVVADVYPAGNRSTGERLALMAVGGYGRSEMAPHSDVDIAFIHPTRHAPWCEQVIEAILYFLWDLGLKVGHSSRSMDEMIRLARADLTIRTALLEGRFVWGDRPLYDEATRRFTDEVVKGTEKQFVSEKLEERNARHKRMGDSRYVVEPNVKDGKGGLRDLQTLYWIGKYIYKVRTASELVEVGLFTAAEYRSFRRAEAFMLAVRCHLHTVTGRAEDRLTFDLQRAVAARMNFADRPGKSAVERFMQFYFLQAKRVGSLTGVFLAHIDEQFDRSRARRGFLASFTPRARSLKGYRVFGGRIAAPSDDWFRKDPVRLIELFQLAEANELEIHPETMRQAARDAGLLKGEVREDPRANAIFLEVLAGRNDPEGVLRWMNEAGVFGRFVPDFARVNAQMQFDMYHHYTVDEHTIRAIGLLNKIEKGELAGDHPRSTRLIHEVASRRAAYVAALLHDIAKGRGGDHSVLGGEVAEQLCPRFGLDEGETALVAWLVRQHLLMSRTAFKRDLTDPKTIEDFVAQVQGLERLRHLMLLTAVDIRAVGPGTWNSWKGQLLGELYDAAEERLRLGHMRQGRGQRVAAKKAAVAARLGERAGLLDRFAERFDDAYWIAEPEDIVALNLLQYAASEEDDEHLSVHCEVYPARGATLVTVIAADHPGLFYRIAGGIHLAGANIIDARIHTTRTGWAVDNFLVQDPHGAPFSEPAQIKRIEQSIGDALANRRALVPELARRPLPHSRARAFEVRPVVSFDNQASGRFTVIEVNARDRAALLNRLARALFESRLVVFSAHITNYGERAADTFYVTDLTGGKVTSPTRLKTIEAALLDAASDERQAELESA